One Triticum dicoccoides isolate Atlit2015 ecotype Zavitan chromosome 5B, WEW_v2.0, whole genome shotgun sequence genomic window carries:
- the LOC119306860 gene encoding uncharacterized protein LOC119306860 — MGFIGFFSAIEPLLWILTPPFLLAFPGPGGRRDDPLLRQHHAVRWRLLVRTCLAAGLLLCVVKAGLAANGGSTTVMLGGLLLLAVGLIGMYNFLASDVINAYMLLAQGLSDTVTKPFLLWLIPTYLIPGLAGDRVSRCWLFIRTMPAAGLLVCLVHAGWKRVQLRELLLLALGLMATNYFLALDAFADGSVSSFWCALYSAAIHIPLAWGAIFEFKV; from the coding sequence ATGGGCTTCATCGGCTTCTTCTCCGCCATCGAGCCGCTTCTGTGGATCCTCACGCCCCCCTTCCTCCTGGCCTTCCCCGGGCCCGGGGGCCGCCGTGACGACCCACTGCTGCGCCAGCACCACGCGGTCCGGTGGCGGCTGCTGGTCCGCACCTGCCTAGCGGCGGGGCTCCTCCTCTGTGTCGTCAAGGCAGGGCTCGCCGCCAACGGAGGATCGACAACGGTCATGCTCGGCGGGCTGCTGCTCCTCGCCGTCGGCCTAATAGGCATGTACAACTTCCTCGCCAGCGACGTCATCAACGCCTACATGCTGCTCGCCCAGGGATTGAGCGACACAGTCACCAAGCCGTTCCTCCTGTGGCTCATCCCGACCTACCTCATCCCGGGGCTGGCAGGCGACCGCGTGTCGCGCTGCTGGCTGTTCATCCGCACCATGCCGGCGGCGGGGCTACTCGTCTGCCTCGTCCATGCAGGCTGGAAGAGGGTGCAGCTTCGCGAGCTGCTTCTGCTCGCCCTAGGACTCATGGCCACCAACTACTTCCTCGCCCTCGACGCCTTCGCCGACGGTTCCGTCTCCTCCTTTTGGTGCGCTCTCTACTCCGCGGCCATACACATCCCCTTGGCATGGGGAGCCATCTTCGAGTTCAAGGTGTAG